The region TGGATTGATTTTTAGAAAAAAGGAAAAAAAGCGAAGCGAAAAGAAAATTGAATGATAGCACGCCGAAGGTTCGGCGTGCTATTGGAAAGCTTATCTCCAGCCTTCGTTTTTCAATTCACTGTGGTTTAGATACAACCCGGAACTTCCTACGGAAGGCGCTCTCGTATGACCTTGGAACTGGGTATAGGTTACGTTCGAATTGAACGGCCAAATACCTTCGCTCTGGGTCAAAGAGGTTTGGCATACGCTGACTCCGCCCGACTTATTGTAAGCACAGGAGGAGTGGAAAGCGACTGCATAATCGTCCTCACCGGGAAGAATCAGAGAAGCGCCGACCATACCTTTATAGCCAGGCACTTGGTATACCGTGATACCAGCAGTGGTGTTATGGTTGTATGCTCCACGAGCAGTTCCTACGATTAAGGATTTATCCATAGCGTTTCCGCCAAATCCGAACGTAATTCCGTTCAGAGCGGAAGCGAGCTCGGATCCTCCGGAAGCGGAAGCTAATGCGGTCACTTTCGTAACGTTATAGCCTTTGCTAGCAGTGGTTCCACCCAAATTCGAAAGCCAATACTCGATCGCATAGCAACCCGCGCTATGACATACGATCTTGCAGGAATTGGATCCCTTGCAATACGTATTCAAGCCGGTAGTGATATTGGTTTGAGCCCGTGCCGTTCCATAAGTTCTAGGATCGCTAGTTCCGTCGTATCCGACGAAGATTTTAGCTCCGGATACCGAATTCGGTGCGCTACCCCAGTAATTATTCACGTCGGTAGTTCCCACGCCGTTGTGATTGCTGTCCGATTTTCCGTGAATGAAAACCGTATAGGTTTGTGCGGAAAGCGAACCCATGAACAACGATGCGAAAACACATCCCAATACCATACTCTTCCAATTTTTCATCTTCTCTATTCTCCGATCTTTCGAGAAAACCCTAGGAATCGTTCCTATGATTTTCCCGGACTACAAGTATGGATCAGGAGGTGTTCGGAGTCAAGTGATTGGAGTTTTTTTAACATAACGGTTGGAATTTAAACCTGACTTATATCATTATTAAAATATAATGTATAACGGTTGCTACAAAAGCGTACTCTGTTAGTTAAGAACTTGTTCTATATAAATGTTACGATTAAGAGAAGGTAAGGCACAGAACTGTCATGGAAATTAGTTTTCCTATCAGCCGTTATATAAAAAATAATACTCTAGTTATAGAGAATTTGCCCCTTCTTCATTTCGCAAAAATAAAGGTTGAGGAAGTTGGAGCGTATTCTATACAGGGCAGCTCGATTCCATCGAGAATAGTGAAAGAATGAATATAAAAAAAATTTCAATCATCCTGGTTTTGGGAATGGGAATCGGCCTAATCGTCTATCTTCTGAAAGGCGAGGCCGACGAGCAGGGATGGTTCTTATCGGAAGAAGAGAAGAGAGAGAGAGCGGAATGGATGGCTAAAGGTTCCCCTCCGGGTTCGGGAGGGGCCCCCGGATCGGATCCGGATTTTTTGCAGAATGTGGACGATGCGGTTCCACCTGAAAAAATACTGAAGGATTATTTGGAATGGTCGGAGTATCCTCCGATTTCTCGTCCTCTTACTCGATACAACGAGGATCTTTTGAATCCTTATTTTATTCCTTTAGCTCCTATCCCTATGGTGGATAAACCCCAGGATACCAAGCCCAACGGATATTCCTGCAAATTACAGCCCTTGCAATGGGCGGCAATCGGAGTCAGGGAGCCGATTCATATTACTTTGGAATGTTTCGATTCCAGATACGAGAAAGCTCCATTAGATGTACGGAATGTGCGTCTTTGGAAAGAATTCGACGGAGTCAAATATACGGCTCTTCCTCCGGATGGAAACGACAAGGGATTGGACGGAGATGCGAAAGCCAAGGACAATGTATACACATTCGAATGGCGACCCACCTATAAGGATTGGGGGGATATGTTCTTCGAAGTGGAATTCGTATACGGAAAGGAAAAGAAACAAGGGAAACTACTGTCTTCCTTCTTTTCATCCCCCTACCAACCTGCGGAATGGAGCGGGTATTTTTTGGATCTGCCTAAGGAAGGGTCGTTGACAGTAAAAGCAGGAGTGAACGTTTTCAAGGCGGGCAGCTATCATTTGGAAGCCAATTTAGTGAACGCTTCCAATGGAGAGCCAATCGCTTGGGCCACCTTCGACGGAAAATTGAACGGGGGAAGACAAGAGGTCGATTTTCTATTTTACGGAAAATTGATTAAGGAAAGCGGATTCGAGGGCCCTTACGCCTTGACCCAATTAAGGGGTTACAGAGTAAACCTGGCGGTGGATCCGGATTGGTTCGGGCAGGGGGAGGAGGGGATGAGAAAAATACTGGCGGCAAAAACGACCGAGCCGGACAAGGAATTGCTCGCTCCTCATAAGGAGAATTACACTACCAAAAGTTACGACTTGAATAACTTCTCCTCTAAGGCATGGGAAGCCCCGGAAAAGGATCAGAAGGTTAAGCAGTTGCAAGACATGGCACGTTAGCCGAAAATGATCGGACTTCTTTGGAATGTAGTTGTCGTTCTTAACGCGATAGAGGAAGGGAGGCGGATTTGGGATGAAGAAAGTAAGTGATCTACGTGATGCTATGCGGGATTGGTTTCAGGGTAAAAAAATCACTAGCGGTCTGACGGAATCCGAATCAAGGCCGGTTCGAACCACTCTTTACACTCAATTGAGTATGTTTACGGTTCCGACATTGCTGGTCGTTTCGATATATTTTAATGAGCCTCCTGAAACCCATCTTTTCTCTTTTATCCATTATTTCCTTCTTATTATTCCGATTCTATTTGCATTTTATTTATTAAGGTTACGTTATTATAATTTATCTGCGGTAATTACATTAATCGCCGTTAATTATCACCTTTTGGCACTGACAATGTCTCAAGCGGATGATCCTGCGCAGTTAGGGTTTCTACTTACTTCCACTTTGTCATTTTTAATGATCTCTAAGAAGTTTAACACCGTAAGGATCATAATCTCTATTTTGCCTTTAGGGCTTTTTCTTTTTAGCCAGTATTATTATAAAGTTTTGGGTGGGGATGCGTTATTCGGTCCACCGAGATGGGTAGTACCGGCAGAATATCTTATGCCCCCTCTGATATTGCTATCTTTTGTTTTTTTTCTGGTTGTTTACCAATTTGTGAAGGCGGTAGATTTGGCAGAAGCAAAGTTAACAGAAGAGCATGAAAAGTCGGAACAATTGCTTCTTAACATATTGCCGGAAGAAATTGCCCAAGAGTTGAAAGAGAAGGGAATTTCAGAACCCCGCGTGCATAGCAGTGCAACGGTTTGTTTTACCGACTTCAAGGGTTTCACCCAGATTGCGGAGACTCTATCCCCCACGGAACTCGTTGCGGAGTTGGATCGTTGCTTCTCGTATTTTGATAGCGTAATGGCGAGGCATAATCTAGAAAAACTCAAGACGATCGGGGATAGCTACATGTTTGCGGGTAGTATCCCGGAGTCGAATAATACACACGCTGTCGACTGCGTGATGGCCGCACTGGAGATCCAGGCTTTCATGAATCAAATGAAAGAAATCAAAGCAAACCAAGGTCTACCATACTGGGAGCTCCGACTCGGGATCCATTCAGGTGATTTAATTGCAGGTGTAATCGGTGAGAAGAAGTTTGCATACGACGTTTGGAGCGATACGGTGAACACTGCAAGCAGATGCGAATCATCCGGTATTCCTGGCCGTATCAATATCTCCAGTGCTACTTATGAATTGGTAAAAGATTTCTTCGATTGCGAATATAGGGGTGCTGTGCCCGCCAAAAATAAAGGAGAGATCGAAATGTATTTTGTCAATGGCCTATTGGCCGATCTCCAACGCGCCGGGGAAGAACGGATCCCAAACGAAGAGTTTCGTAGGCGATACAAGTTTCTTTAAGGAAGAAAAAAAGAGCTAAAATAGATTGACATTTTTTATTATATAGCTATATGATTATATAGAGAAGTATCTATGCAAAGTCTTGATTCTACCTTCGCCGCTCTCGCCGATTCGACTCGCCGCGCGATACTCGTGCAACTTGCGAAAGGCGATTTAACGGTCATGGAGCTTGCCAAGCCCTTCAAAATGAGCCAGCCGGCAATTTCGCGGCATCTTAAAGTTTTGGAGGACGCAGGCCTTATCTCAACCACGGTCCGAGCGCAGGCACGTCCGCGCCGACTCGAAACTGCGCCGCTCAAAAAAGCCACGGAATGGATTGAGAAATACCGCCGGATGTGGGAGAAGCGCTATCAATCGCTGGATGGGCTACTCGAAGAATTGCAGACCATGCAAACAAAAGGAGATCATTAAAATGAGAGCAGACCTAAAAGAACTGAAGGTAGAACTTAGGGGTGAAACGGAAATTGTTGGTACGCGTTACTTTGCCGCACCACGTAAATTGGTATTCGATTGCTTCACTAAACCGGAGCTAATACTTCGTTGGCTAACGGGTCCCGAAGGCTGGACACTTAAAACTTGTGACAACGACCTTAAAGTTGGCGGCAAATACCTGTATGTCTTTGCGGATTCTAACGCGACTGAAATGGGTATTTACGGAAAATTTACAGAGGTAATTATATCCGAGAAATTTGCAAATACCGAGAATTATGCTACTGATATGTCGGTCTTTGATCCGAATGGCCCGGAAAATCCGGATGCAACTGTAGAGTCGCGCACCTTCACAACTGAAGGAGATCTAACTCTTATGACTCACGTAATTAAATATGCCTCCGCTGAAATACGCGAGATGGAACGAGGTGCAATGGATGGTTGGGTACCACTTTGCCAAGAACTCGATAAACTATTGGCAGAGCTCGTAGGATAGATCATGACTGCTTTGGTTCTTGCAGAAATCCATTTTTTAAAACTATAGCAAAATCAATATTTGAATATTCATCCTGTTCCTTCAGATAGGATGCATGGCCGCAAATTCGCACATGCATCCACCGGGGGAGAACTCTCCCCTTTATACTCAATGAGTTTGCAACCAGTTCACCAGATCTCCTAAAACTTTTGCTCGATCTTCCGGTAGTTCGTTCATGGTTTCGTGATATAATCCATCATATATTTTTAATGTTTTATCCTTGGAGGGTATTTTGGCGAACGCCTCCTCGGATCCGACGGAAAGAGCGATTGCATCCTCTTTGCCATGGAACATATATACGGGGAAGTTGATATGAGTGGCTCTCTCCAGGGCCTTTTCCTTGGAATTTAGGAGGAAATCCCCCAAGTAGGCTCCCACTGAACCGTGAACTAAAGGATCTTTTTTGTAGGCCGCTACAACTGATTTATCTCTGGAGATCAGATTGGCATCCAGGCCCGTAGGAACGGTTAAAGAAGGAAAAGCTCCCGCGAGTAGACTCCCTGCTCCTTTCTTTATATTCATGATTAGATTGGTCTTTACTTCGATCGGCAGCCCGCTGAGAACTAGACGATCCAGATTTCCTTGGTGAGAAGGCTCCCCTGCGTAGAAAAGAGAAATCAATGCTCCCATCGAATGCCCCATCAATGTGACTTTCGAGACGCCTTCCTTCTGCTTAGCGATGCCAACGAGTCTGTCTAGGTCCGCTAAGAATTGGTTGAAGTGCGTGACCACTCCGCGGCTCCCGCCCGATTTTCCGTGTCCCCGGGCATCTATTAAGTAAACATTATATCCTTTTCCCGAGAGCGCTTCGAGCAGATTTTCGTATCTTTTGCCATGCTCGCCGATTCCGTGTTGGACCACCAAGGTCCTAGGATTTGCGGCATCTTTGGCTCTATAGGCCCTGTAATAGATGGATACGTCGGCGGCTCCCACAAAGGTTCCGTCTTCGATATGGTATGCTTGTTCCCAATTCATTCGGTAATCATTTGCAGATGGAAAAAAATGGGGAAGGAAATTTCTATCCCGGAGGAATCTTTCTACTTTCTATTTTGAACGAATGTAATGGATACTACAACATTACGGTCCGCTCAAATGAATAATCCGGGTAAAAATTCTTCTGGATTGTCTTTACTTTTTCTGTATTCCGGGGGAACGGCGAACAGATCTCTTCTCAACGGGGTCCATCCGTCCAATGCGAAGCGTTTTACGGATAGGCGAAAGCGTTTCTGAAGTAGGGAAGCGTAATGTCCGGTACCGCTCATCCTATTTCCCCATTCGGAGTCGTACAATTTTCCTCCTCTTGCCTCTCGGATCGTTTTTAATACCTTATCCTTTTTGAGTGGATAATGTTTCGTGAGCCAGTCTTCGAAAAGAGGTGCCACCTCGAAAGGAAGTCTGATAAATACCATCCCTGCGGTTTCGGCTCCGGCCTCGGAGGCAGATTCTAAGATCCCCTCCATCTCGAAATCGTTTAGGAAGGGAATCACGGGGGCGAACAAGACTCCTGTGGGAATTCCTAAAGAAGAAAGGTTTTGGACTGTTTCCAATCGTTTATTCGGAGCGGGAGCTCTAGGTTCCAGTTTACTCCAAAGTTCCTTGTCCAGAGTGGTTAGAGTGATGAATACTTTAATAATTCCTAATTTTGCCATTTCGGAAAGTATATCAGTATCCCTTTGGATCAAAGAGGATTTGGTTACGATCGAAGCCGGTTGTCGGAACTTTAAAAGTATTTCGAGAATACTACGGGTATTTTTGTAGATTCTCTCTCCCGGCTGATAAGGATCCGTAGCCGTACCCAAGGCGATCGGCTCCAAGGCCTGCTTTTTCTTGCTCAATTGGGAGGCGAGTAATTGGGCCGGATTCTTTTTGACGAAAATCTTGGATTCGAAGTCGAGCCCGGGAGAAAGATCCATATAAGAATGATTGGGTCTGGCGAAGCAATAGATGCATCCATGCTCGCAACCTCGATACGGATTGATGCTGGATCCGAAGGGAATATCCGGGGAATCGTTCTTCGTGAGAATACTTTTGGAATGTTCCCAAAAGAACTCCGTATTAGGAGAGGAAAAATCGAAATCCTCTCCTCTATCCTCCTGCCAGATTTCCCGAGTCGTATCATCGAATCTACTCGGAGGCTTTTCCTCTGTTCCCCTCTTTCTTGAACCCATAGGATAATCGTATTTAAATACTAAACAAAAAACAAGCAAAAATGTAAGTAGTTATCGGGGGTTTCTTTCTTTTTGTAGGAACTCCTACATTTTTAAAATTCTTAGGATTGCCTAACGGAAACAAACTAGCAAAGTCGTCCCTTGCCGTGGCTTTCAACTCCTACCTATTTCTGAAATTTTTGGGAATCTTCCTGCCGATTTACTGGGTACTCGTTTGGCTTGCTCGTCCGCCCATTCGCAAATATTGGCTTCTAATTGCGAGCTTCACTTTTTGGGTATACGCGGGTAACGATCATTTTCGAAATCTTATCTTTATTTCGGTATCGTTGATCGGTAATTATCTAATCTATTATTTCCTTACGCGTAAGAAATCCCCACAAGCTATTTGGTCGGCGATTCTATTGAATCTGGGAATTCTATTCTATTATTCTTCCTTTTTCTTTCATTATGTACTTCGTCCTTTTCTATATGAAAATGATAATGTAATTCCTTTTTGGCCTTTAGGTATCGCCTTCTACTCCCTGTCCTTCATCCAGTTTCATTCCGATTTGATTCGGCAGAATAAAATGGGTCCCGTCTCCAAGACAGATTTTATTCTATTCGGTTCCTTCTTTCCCGTTTCGAACGCCGGGCCGATTCCCAGATGGAGAGAATTACAGGAAAAGTTTTCGGGTAATCTTCCCGCTTTTTATTCTTCTCTCCTGAAAGGTAGCGCTTGGATTCTCTTGGGTTTGATAAAGAAAACGTATCTTGCGGAGCTACTCTTCGAATACAGCGAATCCGTATTTAAGACTCCTTATTCTTATGCACCTTCCGCTCTTTGGATCGCTTTTTATGTGAATGCCGCTCAGTTGTATTTGGACTTTTCGGGATATGTGGATATGGGCAGGGGAGCCGCAAGATTATTCGGGTACAGGCTTCCCAGAAATTTTATTTCCCCCTTCTTTTCCAAATCGATCCGAGAGGTGTTATTCTCCTGGAATCGGACTCTTGCGGTTTTCTTTCGCGGGACTGTTTATCCTATATGCAAAAAAGCAAATATTCTTCCCTGGGTTTCCTTTGGGTTCGTTTGTGTATCGTATTCTCTTTGGTATCTTTTTTCCTGGGAAGGTTTCTTATTCTCCGCCTTCCTGTTCTCCTTTCTTTGGATAGAGAAACGGATTCCAATTCGAATCTCTCCGCGTTGGATCGGATCGGTAATCCGCATTCTTTTGACTTTTCATTGTATCGGGATCGTATTTACTTTGATCCGTTTTCCTAAATGGAACTCGTGGCTCGGATACTGGAAGGCTTTCGGAGGGGAAGGAACCGGAACCTTGGACGATTACGGTCTTTTTGCGATCGTCATTATAGGAATTACGATCGGAATTCAGTTATTGGAAAGAAAGTTTAAACGATTCTTTTTATAAGGAATCTTAATCTAATTTTCCACCGTCCAAGAAAGCGAAGCCTTTATAGACCGTACAGAATCGCAAAGTACAAAATGCGACTCCTGTTTCGAACGCATTTCGATTGCCGGGCTGTTTTCCACCGATTGCTAATCCTATAAAACAAATCACTGCAAACGGAGCTCCGATCGTATGGATCGTATCTGCTATCAGGTCGTATGTAATCGCGAAAGGATACAGAGCGGCGAAACCGTACCGATTCTCCTTCAGGTAAAAATTGTCGACCACGACTTTTCGCTTCCAAACGCTCATCCTTCCTTCCGGTCGATCTTCAATCGCGTAATATACGAAACGTTCTTCCTGATAGGAGGGAAAACGGAAGTGAATAGCGCTATGGTTTCGGTTTCCGAATTCTCCTTCGGATATCTTCCGGATCCGTAGTTCGATCGCATCCGGAGGAAAATCACAAATTCCTAATGAAACACGGTTTCCCGAAAGAGAGACGAGATGATCGGCGTTTTTATTCGCCTCGACTTCCGCGCATCCTATCTTTCTTTCTATCTCGTCTTTTTCATTCGTCTTGTATATTACGACTTCCAGGAGAATATTTTGCTTGCTCGTGATCTTGGCCGATCTTAATTCTTCGAGTTTAAATGTCGTATCTTCGCTGCGCATAGCTCCGCTTACGCTCTTTGTCTTTCGGAAGTTATAGCAATGGTTGAATAGAAGAATAGCGGAAAGAATAGTAAGGTTTCTGGCTAGATTGCGTCGCATTTTGATTGGATAAAATACCGAGACGAAGAGAATGTCAATCGAATCGTTTCCGGTCCGAGAATTGGTTTTGACTATTTCTCTATCCGCGATTCTCATTTGGCTGATGAGGGTATATGTTCCTTGTAGTAAAATTCTTCGTTACCGCCGCCTTGGTCGTTCTAATCTCTGAATTTGCAAAAAGATCGGATAAACTAGGTGCGTTGGTCGCCTCCCTTCCTTTGGTGACGATATTGACTCTCGTTTGGCTACAGTTGGAAAAGCAGGATTCCGACAAAATAAGCAATCACGCGTACTATACGTTTTGGTATGTATTACCGACTCTTCCCATGTTTTTAACCTTCCCGTTTTTAAACTCAAGGTTAGGTTTTTGGCCCGCTCTCGGAATCTCCTGCATTCTTACTGTATCTCTATTCGGATTATTGTTATTCTTAGGAAGGAAATTCGGTTTGGACCTGGGTTAAGATCGAATCCGATTTCGTTTTTGGATTCGTTGTGAAGTTGCATTCGGTGGCAATCTCTGGGTTACAAGGATCCAATCGGTGTATTTCATATCAAAATATTATTTATCACAAGTAAGTAATGTAACAGTTAAAATCTGATCAAAATTTGAATCAGTCCAGATTCCGAGATCCTTCTCTATA is a window of Leptospira wolffii serovar Khorat str. Khorat-H2 DNA encoding:
- a CDS encoding adenylate/guanylate cyclase domain-containing protein, whose protein sequence is MKKVSDLRDAMRDWFQGKKITSGLTESESRPVRTTLYTQLSMFTVPTLLVVSIYFNEPPETHLFSFIHYFLLIIPILFAFYLLRLRYYNLSAVITLIAVNYHLLALTMSQADDPAQLGFLLTSTLSFLMISKKFNTVRIIISILPLGLFLFSQYYYKVLGGDALFGPPRWVVPAEYLMPPLILLSFVFFLVVYQFVKAVDLAEAKLTEEHEKSEQLLLNILPEEIAQELKEKGISEPRVHSSATVCFTDFKGFTQIAETLSPTELVAELDRCFSYFDSVMARHNLEKLKTIGDSYMFAGSIPESNNTHAVDCVMAALEIQAFMNQMKEIKANQGLPYWELRLGIHSGDLIAGVIGEKKFAYDVWSDTVNTASRCESSGIPGRINISSATYELVKDFFDCEYRGAVPAKNKGEIEMYFVNGLLADLQRAGEERIPNEEFRRRYKFL
- a CDS encoding ArsR/SmtB family transcription factor, translating into MQSLDSTFAALADSTRRAILVQLAKGDLTVMELAKPFKMSQPAISRHLKVLEDAGLISTTVRAQARPRRLETAPLKKATEWIEKYRRMWEKRYQSLDGLLEELQTMQTKGDH
- a CDS encoding SRPBCC domain-containing protein — its product is MRADLKELKVELRGETEIVGTRYFAAPRKLVFDCFTKPELILRWLTGPEGWTLKTCDNDLKVGGKYLYVFADSNATEMGIYGKFTEVIISEKFANTENYATDMSVFDPNGPENPDATVESRTFTTEGDLTLMTHVIKYASAEIREMERGAMDGWVPLCQELDKLLAELVG
- a CDS encoding alpha/beta hydrolase — translated: MNWEQAYHIEDGTFVGAADVSIYYRAYRAKDAANPRTLVVQHGIGEHGKRYENLLEALSGKGYNVYLIDARGHGKSGGSRGVVTHFNQFLADLDRLVGIAKQKEGVSKVTLMGHSMGALISLFYAGEPSHQGNLDRLVLSGLPIEVKTNLIMNIKKGAGSLLAGAFPSLTVPTGLDANLISRDKSVVAAYKKDPLVHGSVGAYLGDFLLNSKEKALERATHINFPVYMFHGKEDAIALSVGSEEAFAKIPSKDKTLKIYDGLYHETMNELPEDRAKVLGDLVNWLQTH
- a CDS encoding PA0069 family radical SAM protein — protein: MGSRKRGTEEKPPSRFDDTTREIWQEDRGEDFDFSSPNTEFFWEHSKSILTKNDSPDIPFGSSINPYRGCEHGCIYCFARPNHSYMDLSPGLDFESKIFVKKNPAQLLASQLSKKKQALEPIALGTATDPYQPGERIYKNTRSILEILLKFRQPASIVTKSSLIQRDTDILSEMAKLGIIKVFITLTTLDKELWSKLEPRAPAPNKRLETVQNLSSLGIPTGVLFAPVIPFLNDFEMEGILESASEAGAETAGMVFIRLPFEVAPLFEDWLTKHYPLKKDKVLKTIREARGGKLYDSEWGNRMSGTGHYASLLQKRFRLSVKRFALDGWTPLRRDLFAVPPEYRKSKDNPEEFLPGLFI
- a CDS encoding DUF3147 family protein, whose translation is MFLVVKFFVTAALVVLISEFAKRSDKLGALVASLPLVTILTLVWLQLEKQDSDKISNHAYYTFWYVLPTLPMFLTFPFLNSRLGFWPALGISCILTVSLFGLLLFLGRKFGLDLG